From one Flavobacterium kingsejongi genomic stretch:
- a CDS encoding choice-of-anchor J domain-containing protein: protein MKKITLLILTFLLSCVTVYGQEGFEGASFPPTGWAKIHHGPGNLEWASIGTPADVVHSGTKAAWINRGNNNSGGSVTDWLITNAITIPTNGQLRFFARQGFALDQNTIYQIRVSTDVSPGGQLNEANYTVIQQWTELEMNTINFNIYEEKIVNFAAAYHNQPVHIAFVRLHTQVGTVQGDRWFIDDVSVVEQCLDPTNLAATGVSLTSANLSWTNPGGGTQWEVQVLPVGSPIGTTGVLTNTPSYNATGLTADTAYKFYVRSLCTSGLNSIWVGPFNFNTAAIGETCGSAIAVNQLPYSTTDDTANYADTTDANQGSGCGSTTNYMTGNDVFYSYTATTTGNISITMTPTASYSGIFVYNGCENVGVNCIAGVANSDTTVRSIPSLAVQAGETYIIAISTWATPQTTGYDLVIQEEHCIQPSALAATGATTSSINLAWTEGGTATSWEYVIQPVNAGVPQSAGTTINTPSLAAAGLTSSTGFELYVRSNCGDGTFSSWSGPLRFNTLCEAFDVPFFEGFNTDSTTEFCWTVLNLNNDNRVWDLNSTNAPFEGNQAAMFYTGFSTNNNDMLISPAINLTGNQRLRYQHKLSSQFDPMQFKVMLSTTGIDPGDFTTELVPLQTYTNGAYVEKVVNLSTIPPGPVYIAWYVPGSSPSGYQLYIDNVIVEDQPPCAAPTDLAVTNVQSDNVQLSWLAGNTETAWEIIVQAPDAAFPDDTMSGTAATNPYIKTGLFANTTYVYFVRATCGGTNGNSTWTGPFTFTTACAAFDVPFYEGFNSDSASQVCWTVLNLNGDFSDWDMDNTWGGPFEGNEVATVYTGNSSNNDWLISPALNLTGNQRLKFHYKTGSHWSGINEAGFKLMLSTTGTEPADFIYELLPETTYSNSYYIKKIVPLTGAPYSASTVHLAWVVPPGYQGNTDIYIDNVIVEDVPPCPEPIDLVVSGLTQNSAILSWTPGGTETAWEVVVQVAGTGVPTGAGVTATNPYTATGLAAGTTYEFYVRAICGGTDGDSPWSDAIQFVTVISNDECENPTVVVANPTGECITYGSGTLIGATGSSVPNACGSATAADDDVWFEFTAISTTHSISVNTIEGTDTSLIFAVYEGDDCGALTQVGECTSANNYSLSTLFLDALTVGQTYKVRVYAPYSTAPATTFHVCIKVPATPIAVSTTEYTVEQLVTDVLIGSDCAQVSNITWSTGTNFGSTNGIGSFVQNGSAFPFEGGIVLSTGDAIRSGGPNYQSLGDGGYNWTGDPELEAIILAGTGTPMVSYNATSLEFDFVPLIENMSFDFMFASEEYGNFQCNYSDSFAFILTDQNGTAVNLAVIPGTTTPVSVVTIRDGAYNNSCGSLNPEFFGAYYDDGNEDAAAIDYNGRTVVMQASATVVPNTPYHIKMVIADRGDPSYDSAVFLAAGSFNIGEVNLGVDLVIAEGNALCFGKTHILQSGLSATAYTFEWLHDGVIIPGANSATLEVTTPGEYTLQAHLIGFSCGTSDTINIEFYDEVAPNNDAQDLTVCSINSGVAEFDLSQNDANVLAGLNAADYTVTYHLDAVTAAADTDPIGPLYINISNPQTVYVRVETASGCFRIFDFNLNVTVPTTPETGFTLPASVCINTAAPVLPAPVTGFVTGGTYSAEPNTLNIDPVTGAIDAPQSTAGTYEVTYTIAADATVCNPGGATAVSITITPLAEPQLNFSYTNATTCLNGATPVFVPSAGFTTGGTFSVVPTGLIVDSATGAITLSGSSQGSYTITYTYGGDAANCVAGNSSDFEVTVNSVTASVTDFEYELNYCAVSANAFPDTAAGFTPGGVFSAMPSGLSINAVTGELNFSASTAGTYEIKYTITGNAAVCSVDQSSVFSLTLSPDVEIAIANDCVNNKLELTASPLNGSFDGSVVTYTWKTSQGAIVGTNSNVFNVTDYVVGTLGENYTLPLLFTVTITNGDCESTEGFTVESVFCRIPKGLSPNGDGDNDDFNLSGLGVKKLVIFNRYGREVYSFTGAYTNQWHGQSKNHDELPDGTYYYMIEKTNGTNETGWVYINK, encoded by the coding sequence ATGAAAAAAATTACGTTATTAATTTTAACGTTCTTACTGTCCTGCGTGACCGTTTACGGTCAGGAAGGCTTTGAGGGCGCGAGTTTTCCGCCTACTGGATGGGCGAAGATTCACCACGGTCCCGGGAACCTGGAATGGGCATCCATTGGTACTCCGGCAGATGTGGTGCATAGCGGTACAAAAGCCGCCTGGATCAACCGAGGGAATAACAATAGTGGGGGTTCTGTGACCGATTGGTTAATCACCAATGCGATTACAATTCCCACTAACGGACAACTTCGGTTTTTTGCAAGGCAAGGTTTTGCTTTAGACCAAAACACGATTTACCAGATCAGGGTGTCAACGGATGTAAGTCCTGGTGGACAGCTGAATGAAGCCAATTACACGGTCATTCAGCAGTGGACAGAGCTGGAGATGAACACGATTAACTTTAATATTTATGAAGAAAAAATCGTCAATTTCGCTGCAGCATACCACAATCAACCGGTGCACATTGCATTTGTAAGATTGCACACTCAGGTGGGTACTGTACAAGGGGATCGTTGGTTTATCGATGATGTCAGTGTGGTAGAGCAATGTCTTGATCCTACCAATCTTGCCGCTACAGGAGTTTCACTGACTTCTGCAAATTTAAGCTGGACGAATCCTGGAGGAGGAACACAGTGGGAGGTACAGGTATTGCCGGTAGGATCACCTATTGGTACGACTGGGGTACTTACAAATACACCATCTTACAATGCTACGGGATTAACAGCAGATACCGCTTATAAATTCTATGTACGTTCCTTATGTACATCGGGCCTGAATAGTATATGGGTCGGGCCGTTTAATTTTAATACAGCAGCTATAGGGGAAACATGTGGTTCTGCCATTGCGGTAAATCAGTTACCTTATAGTACTACAGATGATACTGCGAATTATGCAGATACTACAGATGCGAATCAGGGTAGTGGTTGTGGATCGACTACTAATTATATGACGGGAAATGATGTTTTCTATTCTTATACTGCCACAACAACGGGCAATATTAGTATCACAATGACACCAACTGCATCCTATTCCGGAATATTTGTATATAACGGATGTGAGAATGTAGGGGTGAACTGTATTGCAGGGGTGGCGAATTCCGACACTACAGTGCGCTCCATACCTTCATTGGCGGTGCAAGCCGGAGAGACCTACATTATTGCGATCTCTACCTGGGCCACGCCACAAACAACAGGTTATGACCTGGTCATCCAGGAAGAACATTGTATACAACCTTCCGCTTTAGCGGCTACAGGCGCGACAACTTCAAGTATCAATTTAGCCTGGACAGAGGGTGGTACTGCTACGTCATGGGAGTATGTGATACAACCGGTCAATGCAGGTGTTCCACAAAGTGCAGGAACAACTATAAATACGCCTTCTTTGGCGGCTGCAGGTTTGACCTCAAGTACAGGTTTCGAACTTTATGTACGTTCCAACTGTGGTGATGGGACTTTCAGTAGCTGGAGTGGGCCATTACGATTCAACACTTTGTGTGAAGCTTTTGATGTGCCTTTCTTTGAAGGGTTCAACACCGATTCAACTACCGAATTCTGCTGGACGGTTTTAAACCTGAATAACGACAACAGGGTTTGGGATTTGAATAGTACGAATGCTCCTTTTGAGGGCAATCAGGCCGCCATGTTTTATACAGGTTTTAGTACGAATAATAATGATATGCTAATTTCACCGGCGATTAACCTTACCGGAAATCAAAGGTTGAGATACCAACATAAACTTTCGAGTCAATTTGATCCGATGCAATTCAAGGTGATGCTTTCTACGACGGGAATTGATCCTGGGGATTTTACAACAGAGCTTGTTCCTTTGCAAACATATACGAACGGAGCTTATGTAGAGAAAGTAGTAAACCTGTCAACGATACCTCCAGGTCCGGTATATATTGCCTGGTATGTTCCAGGAAGCAGCCCATCGGGTTATCAGTTGTATATTGATAATGTTATCGTAGAAGATCAGCCGCCTTGTGCAGCACCTACAGATCTTGCTGTAACCAATGTTCAGTCTGATAATGTGCAATTGTCCTGGCTTGCCGGTAATACGGAAACGGCATGGGAAATTATTGTACAGGCGCCAGATGCTGCATTTCCAGATGATACTATGTCAGGAACAGCAGCTACAAATCCGTATATTAAAACAGGATTATTCGCCAATACAACTTATGTTTATTTTGTAAGAGCAACGTGTGGTGGTACCAATGGGAACAGTACATGGACGGGTCCGTTTACTTTTACGACTGCATGTGCTGCTTTTGATGTGCCTTTCTATGAAGGATTTAACAGTGATTCTGCCTCACAGGTATGTTGGACCGTTTTAAATCTTAATGGGGATTTCAGCGACTGGGATATGGACAATACCTGGGGTGGCCCTTTTGAAGGTAATGAAGTGGCTACAGTGTATACGGGAAACAGCAGCAATAATGACTGGTTGATCTCTCCGGCACTTAACCTTACCGGAAATCAAAGGTTAAAATTCCATTATAAAACCGGAAGCCACTGGAGTGGTATCAATGAAGCCGGTTTTAAATTAATGTTGTCTACTACAGGAACAGAACCGGCAGACTTTATCTATGAGCTGTTACCGGAGACAACCTATTCTAACAGCTATTACATAAAAAAAATAGTGCCTTTAACAGGTGCGCCATATAGTGCTTCGACAGTGCATCTTGCATGGGTAGTGCCGCCTGGATACCAGGGTAATACCGATATTTATATCGATAATGTTATTGTTGAAGATGTTCCTCCTTGTCCGGAACCAATTGATTTGGTGGTATCGGGATTAACACAGAATTCAGCGATACTATCATGGACACCCGGAGGTACGGAAACGGCCTGGGAAGTGGTAGTACAGGTTGCAGGTACAGGTGTTCCTACCGGAGCTGGTGTTACAGCAACCAATCCGTATACGGCAACAGGTTTAGCTGCCGGAACGACTTATGAATTTTATGTACGGGCTATTTGCGGCGGTACTGATGGGGATAGCCCATGGTCCGATGCAATACAGTTTGTAACGGTGATTTCAAATGATGAATGTGAAAACCCAACAGTAGTTGTTGCCAATCCAACAGGAGAATGTATTACCTATGGTTCAGGGACACTGATTGGAGCTACAGGTTCCAGTGTGCCGAATGCCTGTGGAAGTGCAACGGCTGCGGATGATGATGTATGGTTTGAATTCACAGCGATTTCCACTACGCACTCTATCTCCGTGAATACCATAGAAGGTACTGATACTTCATTGATATTTGCCGTATATGAAGGGGATGATTGTGGTGCATTGACACAGGTTGGTGAATGTACAAGTGCCAATAACTACTCATTATCAACATTATTTTTAGATGCGCTTACAGTTGGACAGACTTATAAAGTACGGGTGTATGCACCATATTCTACTGCGCCAGCAACGACATTCCATGTATGTATTAAAGTACCGGCGACTCCAATTGCGGTGAGTACTACAGAATATACAGTAGAGCAATTGGTAACCGATGTTTTAATTGGTTCGGATTGTGCACAGGTAAGTAACATCACCTGGTCTACAGGTACTAATTTTGGTTCTACGAATGGAATTGGTTCCTTCGTTCAAAACGGTTCGGCTTTCCCTTTTGAAGGTGGAATTGTCCTGTCAACAGGTGATGCCATTCGTTCAGGAGGGCCTAACTATCAAAGTTTAGGAGATGGAGGTTACAACTGGACAGGTGATCCGGAACTGGAAGCGATTATATTAGCCGGAACAGGTACTCCTATGGTATCTTACAATGCAACCTCACTGGAGTTTGATTTTGTACCGCTTATCGAAAATATGAGTTTTGATTTCATGTTTGCCTCCGAGGAGTACGGTAATTTCCAATGTAATTATTCTGATTCTTTTGCATTTATATTAACCGACCAAAACGGTACAGCAGTCAATTTAGCGGTCATCCCGGGAACGACAACTCCGGTATCCGTAGTTACAATTCGTGATGGTGCTTATAATAATAGCTGTGGTTCTCTGAATCCGGAATTCTTTGGTGCCTATTATGATGATGGCAACGAAGATGCGGCAGCGATCGACTATAACGGACGTACTGTAGTAATGCAGGCTTCTGCCACTGTAGTCCCAAATACCCCATACCATATCAAAATGGTAATTGCAGACAGGGGAGACCCAAGTTATGATTCTGCGGTATTTTTAGCAGCAGGAAGTTTTAATATTGGTGAAGTAAATTTAGGAGTTGACCTTGTGATCGCTGAAGGAAATGCACTTTGTTTTGGGAAAACCCACATCCTTCAAAGTGGATTGAGTGCTACGGCATATACTTTCGAATGGTTGCATGATGGGGTGATTATACCAGGGGCCAATAGTGCTACACTGGAAGTTACCACTCCTGGAGAATATACATTACAGGCACACCTTATCGGATTCTCCTGTGGTACATCAGATACGATAAATATTGAGTTCTATGATGAAGTGGCTCCGAATAATGACGCACAGGATTTAACAGTTTGTAGTATAAATTCCGGAGTGGCAGAATTTGACCTGAGCCAGAATGATGCGAATGTATTAGCAGGGTTAAACGCAGCTGATTATACCGTTACCTATCATCTTGATGCAGTAACTGCTGCGGCTGACACAGATCCGATCGGGCCATTATATATCAATATTTCAAATCCTCAGACCGTATATGTAAGAGTAGAAACTGCCAGCGGATGTTTCAGGATTTTCGATTTTAACCTGAATGTAACTGTACCAACAACACCAGAAACAGGTTTCACATTACCAGCTTCTGTTTGTATCAATACAGCAGCTCCAGTGTTACCAGCTCCGGTTACCGGATTTGTAACAGGAGGAACCTACTCGGCAGAACCGAATACTTTAAATATTGATCCTGTAACAGGAGCGATAGATGCACCACAAAGTACAGCCGGAACCTATGAAGTTACCTATACTATTGCGGCGGATGCAACTGTTTGTAATCCTGGAGGCGCTACGGCTGTTTCGATTACGATTACACCATTGGCAGAACCACAATTGAACTTTAGTTATACCAATGCTACAACCTGTTTAAATGGTGCTACCCCCGTTTTTGTACCATCAGCAGGCTTCACCACCGGCGGTACGTTTAGTGTTGTACCAACAGGTCTTATCGTAGATAGTGCTACAGGTGCGATCACCTTATCGGGTAGTAGCCAGGGCAGTTATACCATCACGTATACGTATGGAGGTGATGCGGCGAATTGTGTTGCTGGTAACAGCAGTGATTTTGAAGTAACGGTTAATTCGGTTACGGCTTCGGTTACGGATTTTGAATACGAGCTAAACTATTGTGCAGTTTCTGCCAATGCATTCCCGGACACGGCAGCAGGGTTTACTCCAGGTGGAGTATTCAGTGCCATGCCATCAGGATTGAGCATTAATGCAGTAACGGGAGAGCTTAACTTCTCCGCCAGTACAGCAGGTACGTATGAGATAAAATATACAATCACTGGCAATGCTGCTGTATGTAGTGTAGACCAGAGTAGTGTATTCAGCCTGACGCTTTCACCGGATGTTGAAATTGCCATTGCGAATGACTGTGTAAACAACAAGCTGGAGTTAACGGCCAGTCCATTGAATGGCTCATTTGATGGCTCGGTAGTTACGTATACGTGGAAAACCTCCCAGGGTGCAATTGTAGGAACGAACAGTAATGTGTTTAATGTTACGGATTATGTAGTTGGGACTTTGGGCGAGAATTATACATTGCCTTTATTGTTTACGGTAACAATTACCAATGGCGATTGTGAGAGCACTGAAGGATTTACTGTGGAGAGTGTTTTCTGCAGGATTCCAAAAGGTTTGTCTCCCAATGGTGATGGTGATAATGATGACTTTAACCTAAGTGGATTAGGGGTTAAGAAACTGGTAATTTTCAATCGCTACGGACGTGAGGTTTATAGCTTTACGGGTGCTTATACGAACCAGTGGCATGGCCAGTCAAAAAATCATGATGAGTTGCCAGATGGTACGTACTATTATATGATAGAGAAAACCAACGGTACGAACGAAACAGGATGGGTTTATATTAATAAATAG
- a CDS encoding UDP-2,3-diacylglucosamine diphosphatase, producing MDVPQGKNIYFASDQHFGAPTPELSSIREAKFVQWLDGIKQDAAALFLLGDLFDFWFEYKTVVPKGFIRVLGKLAELRDSGIPIYFFVGNHDLWMSDYFEKELNIPVYHTNQEFTFNNKTFLIGHGDGLGPGDKGYKRMKKVFTNPFSKWIFRWLHPDIGVKLAQYLSVKNKLISGADDVKFLGEDQEWLVLYCKRKLETKAYDFFVFGHRHLPMKIQLNAAGAEYINLGDWIGYFTYGVFDGVDFNLKEYHTK from the coding sequence ATGGATGTACCTCAGGGGAAAAATATATATTTCGCATCGGATCAGCATTTCGGTGCCCCAACACCTGAATTAAGCAGTATTCGGGAAGCCAAATTTGTTCAGTGGTTAGACGGAATTAAACAGGATGCAGCAGCGTTATTTTTATTGGGTGACCTGTTTGATTTCTGGTTTGAATATAAAACAGTGGTTCCAAAAGGATTTATCAGGGTTCTTGGGAAATTAGCCGAATTGCGCGATAGTGGCATTCCGATTTATTTTTTTGTCGGAAACCATGATCTATGGATGTCTGATTATTTTGAAAAAGAACTGAACATACCGGTCTATCATACGAATCAGGAATTCACCTTCAACAACAAAACGTTTCTTATTGGCCATGGTGACGGGCTCGGCCCTGGCGATAAAGGGTACAAGCGAATGAAAAAAGTTTTTACAAATCCGTTCTCCAAGTGGATTTTCCGATGGTTGCATCCGGATATCGGGGTAAAACTGGCACAGTATCTCTCTGTAAAAAACAAACTTATTTCCGGAGCGGACGATGTAAAATTCTTAGGCGAAGATCAGGAATGGCTCGTATTATACTGCAAACGGAAATTAGAAACCAAAGCCTACGACTTTTTTGTTTTTGGCCACAGGCACCTGCCGATGAAAATTCAGCTTAATGCTGCCGGAGCTGAATATATCAACCTCGGTGATTGGATTGGTTATTTCACTTATGGCGTTTTTGATGGCGTCGATTTTAACCTGAAAGAATACCATACAAAATAA
- a CDS encoding OmpA family protein, giving the protein MKNLYITLSFVLAGSMSLTAQNKDTAKADKLYNRFEYVDAASEYLKLTEKGKGDAYVYKQLGESYYNVFSTTEAERWYGQAIKAGVQDAETYFRYAQMLKANGKYEESNKQMQHFASLVPNDQRAIAFKAEPNYLPALLKKTKQYTVKGIEINSEYSDFGPVLVDKTLYFTSARNTSRKTYGWNDQPYLDIYQSTYNEDGTFSKAEPVSALNSKYHDGPVTVSADGKTAYFSSESFKEKLYEKDKKANTRTSQVNLFKATRSGDQWGNITPLPFNSKDYSVSNPSLSKDGKTLYFASDMPGSLGDSDIWKVEIKADGSFGTPENLGKKVNTEAKESFPFIADNGVLYFASNGRQGFGGLDVFSIDLAKGKEAVNMGKPVNSEKDDFGFSFNTAQNVGFYASNVGGNDDIYKATPICDVEVLATVTDSKTGRTLSGATVSILDEKKSVVGTETSQSDGSVEYRVECDKAYTIQVSKPGYENGTFAVAKTKGGELKVNAPINPIEEIIKETEVVLNDIIFEFDKSNITREGAYELDKLVEAMKAKPEMVILVKGHTDSRGSDEYNLKLSDRRAKSTVQYILSKGIAKGRISGKGVGESEPKVDCGDNCTEEQHKLNRRSEFLIVK; this is encoded by the coding sequence ATGAAGAATTTATATATTACTCTAAGTTTTGTGTTGGCGGGCAGTATGTCCTTAACGGCACAGAACAAAGACACGGCCAAGGCCGATAAGCTGTACAACCGATTTGAATATGTTGATGCAGCGAGTGAATACCTTAAGCTAACCGAGAAAGGTAAAGGCGATGCTTATGTTTACAAACAATTGGGAGAGAGCTACTACAATGTATTCAGCACCACAGAAGCGGAACGTTGGTATGGACAGGCTATCAAAGCCGGAGTTCAGGATGCGGAGACATATTTCCGTTATGCCCAGATGCTCAAAGCCAATGGCAAATACGAAGAGTCGAACAAGCAGATGCAGCATTTTGCGAGCTTAGTGCCCAACGACCAGCGTGCTATTGCCTTTAAGGCCGAGCCGAACTACCTTCCTGCGTTATTAAAAAAGACGAAGCAGTACACGGTTAAAGGGATTGAGATCAATAGTGAGTACTCGGACTTCGGACCTGTATTGGTTGACAAGACGCTGTACTTTACCAGTGCGCGCAATACCAGCCGTAAGACCTACGGATGGAATGACCAGCCTTACCTTGATATCTACCAGTCTACGTATAACGAAGACGGTACGTTCTCCAAGGCAGAGCCAGTGAGTGCATTGAACAGTAAATACCATGATGGTCCTGTAACAGTAAGTGCAGACGGTAAGACCGCTTATTTCTCGAGTGAGAGCTTTAAAGAAAAGCTGTATGAGAAAGACAAGAAAGCCAATACCCGCACAAGCCAGGTGAACCTTTTCAAGGCGACACGCAGTGGAGACCAGTGGGGTAACATCACGCCACTTCCATTTAACAGCAAAGACTACTCAGTGAGTAACCCAAGCCTTAGTAAAGATGGCAAGACGTTGTACTTTGCTTCGGATATGCCGGGCAGCTTAGGGGATTCGGACATCTGGAAAGTAGAGATTAAGGCTGATGGCAGCTTTGGTACCCCGGAGAACCTGGGTAAGAAAGTGAATACGGAAGCTAAGGAAAGCTTCCCATTTATCGCGGACAACGGAGTATTGTACTTTGCCTCTAACGGCAGGCAGGGCTTCGGAGGCCTTGATGTTTTCTCGATAGATCTTGCCAAAGGCAAGGAAGCAGTGAACATGGGTAAACCGGTGAACAGTGAAAAGGATGACTTCGGTTTTAGCTTCAATACAGCTCAGAATGTAGGATTCTACGCGAGTAATGTTGGAGGTAACGATGATATCTATAAAGCGACTCCAATTTGTGATGTTGAAGTTTTAGCCACAGTAACAGACTCCAAAACAGGCAGGACGTTATCGGGAGCTACAGTTTCGATATTAGATGAGAAGAAGAGTGTGGTGGGTACGGAAACAAGCCAGTCGGATGGAAGTGTAGAATACCGCGTAGAATGTGATAAGGCGTATACGATCCAGGTGAGTAAACCAGGGTATGAGAATGGCACATTTGCGGTAGCGAAAACCAAAGGCGGAGAGCTTAAAGTAAACGCACCGATCAACCCGATAGAGGAGATCATCAAGGAAACGGAAGTGGTACTTAATGATATCATATTTGAGTTCGATAAGAGCAACATCACCAGAGAAGGAGCTTATGAATTGGACAAACTGGTAGAGGCTATGAAGGCCAAGCCCGAGATGGTGATTTTGGTAAAAGGCCATACGGACAGCCGTGGATCGGATGAGTACAACTTAAAACTTTCAGACAGGCGTGCTAAGAGTACGGTACAATACATTTTATCGAAAGGTATCGCTAAGGGCAGGATTTCCGGTAAGGGAGTTGGCGAGAGTGAGCCTAAGGTAGATTGTGGTGATAACTGTACAGAGGAACAGCACAAGCTGAACCGAAGATCAGAATTTTTGATTGTAAAATAA